A stretch of DNA from Chloroflexota bacterium:
CGAGCCATCCAGGCCGGGGCAATCTTCAAGGGGAAGACCAATATCCACAATATCGAGAAAACCGCCCGTGGAATTCTCATCTCAGGCAAGCATAATCAACAAAATATCGAAATTGAAGCCCGGATGGGGATTATCGCGACCGGCGCAAATTTAAAACTGCTCAAAAATACAAGAATTATCAAAAGACAGCCCACGATGATTATGGCGGCGCGCCAGTATCTGGATGGCGTCAGCGGGTTGAGCCGAAATGTGGCCGCCTATTTCGACGGGATTCCCTTACCGGGCTATGGCTGGGTATTTCCCATCTCGGATACTATGGCCAATATTGGCGTTGGCTACTGGCCGCACGGGATTGCTCGCCACTGGAAACCGAAAAACGCCAATCAGGTTTTCAATGATTTCATTGCGCAAGAAACAGTGCGCGAAATGTTGAAGAACGCGATTGCCCTGGAGCCGGTAAAAGGCTTCCCGATCCGGATGGATTTCCCCACCGCGGCAACATTTGGGCAGGGTTGCCTGCTCGTTGGCGAAGCTGCCGGATTAGTTAACCCCCTCACCGGAGAGGGAATTGACTTTGCCCTGGAAAGCGGGAGGCTGGCCGCCGAGCATATTCAAGGTATGTTCAGGCGTGGCGATTTCTCGTCGGATGATTTTGTGGCTTATAATGCCTTATTGCGCCGTCATTTTCAACGCCTTTTTGTGATGTTGGCGCGCATTCGCAAGCTCTATATCAACCCCTTGTTGATTTCTCGTTTTATTGAGTCGGCTCAGAATATTCCTGATTTACAATTGATGTTAGCCAACATTATCTTGGGCCATGAAGATGCCGCCGCCGGAGTTGCGCCAAAAACGATCCGGCAGGTGCTATTGGGCAAATAAGAACTGGTTTTACTTTTTAGGAGAAAAAGATGAATACTTTCCTACGCCCCAAGCGAATATATCCCCTGCTATTTTTCGCGTTACCCGTTCTCTTTGTCCTAGCGGTTGGCCTGGCCTGCAATACACCGACAACAGAAAGCAGCAACCAAACCCAGGTAGCGATCAATGTGCAAGCGACGCAATTTGCGCAAAATCAAACCCTGACGGCTCAAGCCGAAGATGACCAGGCGGCAGCAGACGAAGTCGATGAGGAACAGTCGGCGCGTCAAGTTCAAGAAACGCAAACTGCCCAAAATGCAACGCAAATGGCATTGGATGTGCAGGCAACGGTGAATGCACAGCCCTCGAACACGCCGCAACCCACAAACACCCTTTCACCCACAAATACACCACAAACGGTAGATACTCAAGACACGCAAAATCAACCGCCACAACAACCGCCGACGGGCGCACAACCAACGATCAATCAGGCTGATTTTGAAGCCTGGATGCGGACTGCCAATATTTTGCTTTTTGAAGATATGGCAATTTTCGGGTTTGTTCAACCTGCGTTGGACGCAATGAGCATGAGCTATGTGGATGTGAACGATGCAATGGGGCATTTTAAGACTCAGTTACTTTCGGGTGGTCCTGGAGGCCAGGGGTGGGATTTGATTATCTCAGCCAAGGAGGCCAGAGAAAATATCTCGGGGGAATTCTATGTTTATCTCAACGATTCGTTGAATGCCGGTAGTTCGATCATCATTGAAGAGTGGGATATTGATGATATTGCATCTGGAAAGATTGCCGTAATATTAGGACGGTGCGGGGTGAAATTCCAACAAGACTGGATCAATGTGCCCGTTGACAAACAACTACTCTTCCCGATCAACGGCGAACATCCCATTCATCACTTCCCCAACGAGGGGATTGCCCTGACCAACCCGTCGAATTTTTGGGTATGGGATATCTTTGACCTGGGCGATCTAATGAAATTGCAACCCGGAAGTGACGCCCAATTATTGTGGGGGGCGCGTTCAGCCATCAAGGATAGCTACGCAACGGCGGTAGTCTGCGTTGATGGACGGCTGATTATTCAAACGTATGGCAGTCACAGCTATGGGCAAAATCGAGTGATTATGATGTGGCAGAATTATATCTATAACGCGCTGCAAGCCCGCTATGTGTACCTGCAATCGCATTAACACCCCCACATAGGTGTAATAACAACCATCAAAGTAGAGAGCGTCAGCAAAAGAAAACTGGCGCTCTCTTTAAAACCACAGAGGGGACACAAACACTGAACTATGGGAGTGTATTCACGACATCAAAAGTTTCGCTAA
This window harbors:
- a CDS encoding geranylgeranyl reductase family protein; this translates as MSKVSDLAATLSSPKHDIAIIGAGPGGSSAAYFLTKQGYNVLLLDKAEFPRHKTCGDGLTPRALDILSEMGLLEDVHREGFRIDGIHLFAPRQQHLHMPIPQKENLPNYLVTIPRFKLDQLIFERAIQAGAIFKGKTNIHNIEKTARGILISGKHNQQNIEIEARMGIIATGANLKLLKNTRIIKRQPTMIMAARQYLDGVSGLSRNVAAYFDGIPLPGYGWVFPISDTMANIGVGYWPHGIARHWKPKNANQVFNDFIAQETVREMLKNAIALEPVKGFPIRMDFPTAATFGQGCLLVGEAAGLVNPLTGEGIDFALESGRLAAEHIQGMFRRGDFSSDDFVAYNALLRRHFQRLFVMLARIRKLYINPLLISRFIESAQNIPDLQLMLANIILGHEDAAAGVAPKTIRQVLLGK